Proteins from a single region of Dermochelys coriacea isolate rDerCor1 chromosome 28, rDerCor1.pri.v4, whole genome shotgun sequence:
- the LOC119849396 gene encoding zinc finger protein 883-like — MVNEEKPQQEDAEQVESHKMLSGRSKGNDSGSCALPEKEKTCGSQHRPEENFSSHSDLITHERINMKKTRYTCHECGKSFKRSSEHIRHRRIHTGEMPYTCSECGKSFSQSSNLIRHRRMHTGEKPYTCSECGKSFSRRSNLITHQRIHTGEKPYRCSECGKRFIDGSALISHQRIHTGERPYTCSVCGKGFRHSSHLITHQRIHTGEKPYGCSECGKRFIDGSALISHQRIHTGETPYMCSECGKSFNQSSHLITHQRIHTGEKPYGCSECGKRFIDSSALISHQRIHTGEMPYTCSECGKSFNQSYALITHQRIHTGEMPYTCSECRKSFIHSSALISHQRSHTGERPYTCSECRKSFNQSSALITHQRIHTGERPYTCSECKKSFNRSSALITHQRIHTGEMPYICSECGKSFSWHSNLITHRRIHSGERPYTCSVCGKSFNQSSSLIRHNKIHMRENCNKCLD; from the coding sequence ATGGTGAATGAGGAGAAACCccagcaggaagatgctgagcaagtAGAATCCCATAAAATGTTATCAGGAAGATCCAAAGGAAATGATTCCGGGAGTTGTGCActcccagaaaaagaaaaaacctgtGGAAGTCAGCACAGGCCAGAGGAAAACTTCAGTAGCCACTCAGACCTTATTACACACGAGAGAATCAACATGAAAAAGACACGCTATACATgccatgagtgtgggaaaagctttaagCGGAGCTCAGAACATATCAGAcataggagaatccacacaggagagatgccttacacatgctctgagtgtgggaaaagctttagtcaGAGCTCAAACCTTATCAGACATCGTAGAATGCACACCGGGGAGAAACCCTACAcgtgctctgagtgcgggaaaagcttcagtcggcGCTCAAACcttatcacacatcagagaatccacacgggtgaGAAACCTTATagatgctctgagtgtgggaaacgcTTCATTGATGGTTCAGCCCTCAtctcacatcagagaatccacacgggagagaggccctacacatgctctgtgTGTGGGAAAGGCTTCAGACACAGCTCACACcttatcacacatcagagaatccacacaggtgaAAAACCGTATGGATGCTCTGAATGTGGGAAACGCTTCATTGATGGTTCAGCCCTCATCTCacatcagcgaatccacacaggagagacaccctacatgtgctctgagtgtgggaaaagcttcaatcagagctcacaccttatcacacatcagagaatccacacaggtgaAAAACCGTATGGATGCTCTGAATGTGGGAAACGCTTCATTGATAGTTCAGCCCTCATCTCacatcagcgaatccacacaggagagatgccctacacatgctctgagtgtgggaaaagcttcaatcagagctATGCTCtgatcacacatcagagaatccacactggagagatgccctacacatgctctgagtgcaGAAAAAGCTTCATTCATAGTTCAGCCCTCATTTCACATCAGAGaagccacacaggagagagaccctacacTTGCTCTGAGTgcaggaaaagcttcaatcagagctcTGCCCtgatcacacatcagagaatccacacaggagagagaccctacacatgctctgagtgcaAGAAAAGCTTCAATCGGAGCTCTGCCcttatcacacatcagagaatccacacaggagagatgcCCTACATAtgttctgagtgtgggaaaagctttagttGGCACTCAAACCTTATCACACATCGAAGaatacacagtggagagaggccctacacatgctctgtgtgtgggaaaagcttcaatcagagctcaaGCCTTATTAGACATAATAAAATCCACATGAGAGAGAACTGTAATAAATGCCTTGACTAG